Proteins encoded within one genomic window of Gigantopelta aegis isolate Gae_Host chromosome 2, Gae_host_genome, whole genome shotgun sequence:
- the LOC121385597 gene encoding myoneurin-like: MTATERIVLNDMSAPLEGHLDAVPLLYLCCRKCAGLFTSEETFSVHAPCCVGDPYLCNTEYFACHREKFFSFYLDLWKTLKQNSDYLHKDNANNNEETCCSSENRELVQSSSYDRLTVSRIPATKSVPVSLNRGTQNNELEISKCINKTMIVAGRDKSNFHNDVALRTLDAVPLHSTVAKNEREDTVNNNSEMFSQTKKHSCSTGSCQICSNTVVAASQNEEASFYEDAVETMNCNNNKNNHLEISVKNTPLPVGDDTDISNNNNCPSEVSDENFLQDEEIIYTMQHDNRSKQGKFHQGHEEASPREMAEQCSKLSVDGCDVYSCNLCGYKTKHAGFMHRHLSAHNSGEVFRCDFCEFFCYLKSRLLIHMQCHREEMLVCDVCSATFRHRSTMKRHIDIKHKGESRHICNTCGYLATSNSGLMDHIRTHTGHLLQCDVDGCSFQTAYKRSLVLHREKHQGIQRYVCDVCGYRTSESGSLQKHLSIHKGKKLFKCPHCSYRAVAHHDVVKHARAKHLRQKKYCCNKCNFSTGYPSSLTNHLMAHAGIKPYKCSLCSYQSNMAAKVTRHMHQRHPAEQCEVIKLNIPFEYNVKDFVTKTNSSSFEVQVIKLSEEDIVEKEEEKSPHPDPIADPDSNPIPNPNPEGDYLHNTSYQMSSFKPCSEEEISISVHENDSNNLLDEGDADGNIFNHSDSAVFGSSAYKLLSQSTDDIRSDCMQRWELKPYYRHGVYRRSSSVCSEPMLSSYRALSDADPDSCSMDATDEDVKDAVETGHLIGESDEVMHETRHLICVSHEHETDHLIGGSTVLTTYQCNSCLQLLTTDTSVTQHQLICTGT, encoded by the exons ATGACAGCTACAGAGCGAATCGTGTTAAATGACATGTCTGCACCCCTCGAAGGACATTTGG ATGCAGTACCTTTGCTGTATCTGTGCTGTAGAAAGTGTGCAGGTCTGTTCACATCGGAAGAAACATTTTCTGTTCATGCACCCTGCTGTGTTGGTGACCCTTACCTATGTAACACAGAATATTTTGCCTGTCACAGAGAGAAGTTCTTCTCTTTCTATCTTGATCTTTGGAAAACACTTAAGCAAAACTCTGATTACCTCCACAAAGACAATGCAAATAATAATGAAGAAACTTGTTGCTCCTCAGAGAACAGAGAATTAGTACAGAGTTCGTCATACGACAGACTTACAGTTTCTCGTATTCCTGCAACAAAATCGGTTCCAGTATCTTTGAATAGAGGAACACAGAATAATGAATTagaaatttcaaaatgtataaataaaactatgATTGTAGCTGGAAGAGACAAAAGTAATTTTCACAATGATGTAGCCCTAAGGACCCTTGATGCAGTGCCTTTACATTCTACAGTGGCAAAAAATGAAAGGGAAGATACTGTTAATAATAACAGTGAAATGTTCTCTCAAACTAAGAAACATTCCTGCTCCACTGGCAGTTGTCAAATATGTTCCAACACTGTAGTTGCTGCATCTCAGAATGAAGAGGCATCATTTTATGAAGACGCTGTTGAAACAATgaactgcaacaacaacaagaataaCCATTTGGAAATTAGTGTTAAAAACACTCCATTGCCAGTAGGTGATGATACAGATATCTCCAATAACAACAACTGCCCGTCTGAAGTCAGTGATGAAAACTTCTTACAAGATGAGGAAATAATCTATACCATGCAGCATGATAATAGATCAAAGCAAGGCAAATTCCACCAGGGACATGAGGAGGCAAGTCCTAGAGAAATGGCTGAACAGTGCTCCAAGCTGTCTGTTGATGGTTGTGACGTGTACAGCTGCAATCTCTGTGGATACAAGACGAAGCACGCTGGCTTCATGCACCGACATCTGAGTGCTCACAACAGTGGCGAGGTCTTCAGGTGTGACTTCTGTGAGTTCTTCTGCTACTTGAAGTCACGTCTGCTCATCCACATGCAGTGTCACAGGGAGGAGATGCTGGTCTGTGACGTCTGCTCTGCGACCTTCAGACACAGGTCAACAATGAAAAGACATATTGACATCAAACACAAAG GTGAATCGCGGCACATCTGCAACACCTGTGGTTATCTGGCTACCTCTAATTCTGGTCTCATGGATCACATCAGAACACATACAG GTCATCTTCTACAGTGTGACGTTGATGGATGCTCCTTCCAAACTGCCTACAAACGATCACTGGTTCTTCACCGCGAGAAACACCAAGGCATCCAGCGATACGTCTGTGATGTGTGTGGCTATCGTACCTCCGAGTCAGGCAGCCTACAGAAGCATCTGAGCATCCACAAGGGCAAGAAGCTATTCAAATGTCCTCACTGTTCCTACCGAGCTGTGGCACATCACGATGTTGTGAAACATGCCAGAGCTAAACATCTGCGGCAGAAGAAATATTGCTGCAACAAGTGTAACTTTTCCACAGGTTACCCGAGTTCCCTGACAAACCACCTGATGGCTCATGCTGGAATAAAACCGTATAAGTGCAGCTTGTGCTCATACCAAAGCAACATGGCAGCCAAGGTGACGAGACACATGCATCAGAGACATCCAGCGGAACAGTGCGAGGTTATAAAGTTGAATATTCCATTTGAATACAATGTAAAAGATTTTGTGACAAAGACAAACTCGTCCAGTTTTGAGGTTCAGGTCATCAAATTGAGTGAAGAGGACATTGTTGAGAAGGAGGAGGAAAAGAGTCCACATCCTGATCCCATTGCTGATCCTGATTCTAATCCAATTCCTAACCCAAATCCAGAGGGAGACTATCTTCACAATACAAGTTACCAGATGTCATCATTCAAGCCATGTTCAGAAGAGGAAATTTCTATTTCAGTCCACGAAAACGATTCCAACAATTTACTAGATGAAGGTGATGCTGATGGCAATATTTTTAACCACAGTGATTCTGCAGTGTTTGGGTCTTCTGCTTACAAACTTCTGAGTCAGTCCACGGATGATATTAGGTCTGACTGTATGCAGAGGTGGGAGCTGAAGCCGTACTACAGACATGGAGTGTACCGCAGGTCATCTAGCGTCTGCAGTGAACCCATGCTGAGCAGCTACCGGGCATTGTCTGATGCAGATCCCGACTCTTGTAGCATGGATGCCACTGATGAGGATGTCAAAGATGCCGTAGAGACAGGCCATTTAATTGGAGAATCTGATGAAGTTATGCATGAGACAAGACATCTAATTTGTGTATCGCATGAGCATGAGACAGACCACCTGATTGGAGGATCGACAGTTCTGACAACTTACCAATGCAATTCCTGTCTTCAGCTTTTAACAACAGACACTTCTGTTACTCAACACCAGCTGATATGTACTggaacataa